A genomic region of Bosea sp. 124 contains the following coding sequences:
- a CDS encoding IclR family transcriptional regulator yields the protein MSETSEPPSSLQRALRLLRIVSAGDAAGMRLKDIASAAGCGQPSAHRALRDLMAEGFVEQVAGGKRYRPALDFFVLAARAGQAGGLRELARPALLRLSATLSDTVFLLVRNGYDAVCLDRIEGPFPIRSFTGDIGGKVPLGIGQGSLAILAHLPEAEREAVIRFNMPRLLDRGFLDEAALRSGLAKAREQGWVNLNTGLIPGMAGAAVPVCDAEGRAVAALSIGTLAERLREDRLPNVVGILQTEAQALGARLNPFDMALRYPSRSLSAVAG from the coding sequence ATGTCCGAAACTAGCGAACCCCCATCGAGTCTCCAGCGCGCGCTGCGCCTGCTGCGCATCGTGTCGGCGGGCGATGCCGCCGGCATGCGGCTGAAGGACATCGCCAGCGCCGCCGGCTGCGGCCAGCCCAGCGCTCACCGCGCCTTGCGCGACCTGATGGCGGAGGGCTTCGTCGAGCAGGTCGCGGGCGGCAAGCGCTACCGGCCGGCGCTCGATTTCTTCGTGCTGGCCGCCCGCGCCGGCCAGGCCGGAGGCCTGCGCGAACTGGCGCGGCCGGCGCTGCTGCGGCTCTCGGCGACGCTGAGCGACACCGTCTTCCTGCTGGTGCGCAACGGCTATGACGCGGTCTGCCTCGACCGGATCGAGGGCCCCTTCCCGATCCGCTCCTTCACCGGCGACATCGGCGGCAAGGTGCCGCTCGGCATCGGTCAGGGCAGCCTCGCCATCCTGGCGCATCTGCCGGAAGCCGAGCGGGAGGCGGTGATCCGCTTCAACATGCCCCGCCTGCTCGATCGCGGCTTCCTCGACGAGGCGGCGCTGCGCAGCGGGCTGGCGAAGGCCCGCGAACAGGGCTGGGTCAATCTCAACACCGGGCTGATACCCGGCATGGCGGGCGCCGCCGTGCCGGTCTGCGACGCGGAAGGGCGCGCGGTGGCAGCGCTCAGCATCGGCACGCTGGCCGAGCGGCTGCGCGAGGACCGGCTCCCGAACGTCGTCGGCATCCTGCAAACGGAGGCGCAGGCGCTAGGCGCCAGACTCAACCCTTTCGACATGGC